The segment CATGggaaagagagagtgaaggaAAAGGGCTGAGTTTTGAGCAGTCACCAGACATGAGTACAGGAGGCAAAGAAGAAGTCAGAGATCCCAACCTGGGCTCCTCTCTTCATGGGGTTCCCCAGCTCACATTCCACTCGAGAAGCATTCTCATTAGACACACAAAGGGGCTTTTCCTAAAAGATAGGTAGAGTCAGGCTAGACTGTTGGATATCCCTGTACCTCTGTTCTTTCCCAGGTATTTATCATGGGGCCCTTACCGCAGGCTCCAGAGCCCGCACCCCCACATAATTCAGAGCGGtggggagggaaatgaggagCTGAGCTTCATGGGCATCATCCCCATCAGCCTCAGGCTGGTCTGGgtctgagggcagattggtgacagtcAGCTCCAGACCAATGACTGGCTGCCCACTCAGGGCAAACTCAGCTGTGATTCCATCTTCATCCCTGGAAGAGTTAGAGATGGCATTCACTACAGGAGCTattctcctcatctctatctgTTTCTGGTCTCACCCCACCTAACCCCAGTCTTTCTCTGGTATCCTCCCTTCAGTTCATTCctccttctgcctccttttcttccaCCCTATCTCTTTTCTCTCAATTCTCCACATACTCCCTGCTACAAACTCATATCCCAGATCCAAAATACAGGATCAGTGTTTGGTCTGGAAGAAAGTCCATCAGTTCCCTTTACTCTGCCTCTTCTATAGGTGTATCCTATGATCAAGAACTTCTCTGAGGTTAACCTCTTTCCTCAGTCCCTCTCATCAGTCTGTCTtctttgggaaaaagaaaaacaggtctTCCTACTTCAAAGACTTCACATGTAACCCTACCACCTCTGAGATTTCTATTCTGTGACCCAGATACTCTGGTCTCTTCATTTCTCccatgccctccctcctccacctcctcacATTGGCAGTGGATGGAACTCTGTGTCCCCAACCCGGGCACAGAATCGGGCACGGGCAAGCTGCAAGTTGCTCTGGCAGATCTTATCTTCTCCACAACCTTGCTTGAGGAAGTGAATCTAAGGATGATAAagtagagagagaggggaaatcaCTGTAAACCTCTCCCTCTAGCAATGGTCTTCCCACCCAAACATACGGAATTCCATGCAGGGCAAtgatctctctcacacacacacacacacacacacacacacacctctgccCTCTGGGTACTTGGCTGGTGGGCATTAAGGATGGGTGGCAGAGGAAGCAACTCTTGTCCAGAGACCTGACGCTGGATTCGGGAAGACCGGAGGCTGTAGGACAGGGTCACTATGACAGCCCGAAGCTTGTCCTTGACATTATCCTGGGAAGGCAGATGAAAATAGGGAAGAAACCAGGTTCTAATGGAGCATACATATAGTCCCCAAGTCTTCAGCCCTCCTCATGTCCCAATCAAAGGCCCAGTTCTTATTGAGCTTGGGCTAAAAGAAGCTGAGAGATGCAAGCATGAGGCAGGATAAAGCTAGAGAACATCCAGTCTACAGAAGGGAAGGCTAGAATGCTCCAGACATTGCCCTAGATGaaaagttctaaaaaaaaaaaaaaaaaaaaaaaaaaaagaatttctggaaaaCTATGTATAACAAAAGCTCACAATTGTTCACATGTCCCTTTTTTGCTCTTTGTATATTGTCACGTTCATAATAAGACAAAAGAATGAGTCTATGGAGGAATAGAGCCTATCAATCCTCTGGACAAAGATCAAGAAACAATTTTCCAAATTTTCAAGGTACCACTACCAGGAATAATAATATAGAGAGAGAATTATATATTAGTATTAATAGTAGTGATAAAATTAGAATATAtcaacagatatatatatatatataaaactaggATAGTATTTCAAGGTTTGTAAAGTCCCTTCCTCACAGCAGCCTGATGAGTGAGGCAGCACAAGTATTACCCAtcccccattttgcagctgaagaaactgagactcaaaggttAAATGTATAGCTGAAAATGATACTCGGGTCTTCTGACTATACTAACTCCAACAGACCtctggaaaacagagaaaaaagagtgaaagggaagggaagtcaCATCTCTATAGTAGCTCCAATGctccaaacactatgctaagcactttttgtcaattttatctcatttgatcttcacaacaactctgtaaggtaggtactattactaactccattttatagttgaggcaaATAGCaggtgagtgacttgctcagggtaacatagctagtaagcatccaaGGCTGGATAACTCTATCCACCAGACCTCTAGCTGCCAAGGAAGGGGAGTGTCTCTATATCTCCTGGCATTGGAGAAAAGCCCATCCATGGGGACCTGGGgcacagatgaagaagaaaaatgggatgaTACTGGGAGGGAATTTAGGGACATTTTTTGAGTACTGGATAataaacagagagaaaggaatgacTGGAAAAGGGAGCTGAAGTGGAAACAGGAGGGATAAGTCAAGGGCCTGCTCACCTGCAGCTGGAATGTGGCATTCCCACAGGCTCGATCATTCTGGTGCCTAAGCCACACAGTGCCTGAACTCTGGTGTTTGAAGTCAGTAGGGCTTCGATTCAGGAAAGACACACGAGGAACCTGACCCCGGAGCCGCCTATCTGTGTCCCCATCTAATATATAATTCAGGCCTGGTAGATGGGAAGAAAGGGCTGAGAAACAATCCCAGCCTACCCCTGCCCACTTCTCCGCCTCAGCACCTTCACCCTCACCCATACTGGctatcctggaaaaaaaaaaaatcaatggccTTCACTCACCAACACTAGGATTGTAGCTGCTGGGATTGGCGATATAACTGAAGCAGACTCTGAGGTCCACACTATGGGCAGAGGGAAAAGTTCTCCAGGTCAAGTATTGTGAGAACTCAGAGATCCTGATCCTGCCCAGCTTCTGTCCTAGGGATGTATTGGCTATGTACTTGATGCACCAAGTCAAGGTGAGGGAAGTCACATTTGGGAAGCAGGGTTAAAGGAGGGaggaactgaaacccagagtGTCCAGAGCCACTGGCCCTAAGACCAAACACTCTGAGGATTTATTGTTAGGTAGATTAGATTATCTCGTTCAAACTCCTTGTTTTAAAGATAAGCAAAGTAAGGTTCATGGAAGTGAAAAGGGACCATATTCCCAAGTTCTCTCAGCTGGCAAACATCAGGCAGGATCTGGACTCATacctagatcttctgacttctaCACCCAGTGTTATTGCTCTGACACCAGCTGTCTCCCTCAGTTGAGCCTTTCCCTCCCAACTTCCCCAGGGGCCCTGCCTCACCAGACCATCTGACCATCAGCACAGTTAGGCAGCTCTAGATCAATGGCTCGAGGTGAGATAGAGATGTCATGAGAGACGTGGAGGACTGGATGGGACCTAGGGATTGACATGATGGTGCAAAGTGGAGAAggattatataattaaaaatcaGGGACATCATCAAGAATACAATAAGGTTACATCATtgcatgaaggaaggaaggaaggaaaagaggaaaggagggagggaggaaagaaagaaggaaagagagagggaaagagagggaaaggaagaaggaagggaggaagggaggaaggaaggaaggaaggaaggaaggaaggaaggaaggaaggaaggaaggaaggaaggaaggaaggaaggaaggaaaaaggaaggaaggaaggaagaaaggaaggaagggggataaaaatctaacttttatggtagttattgtagaacattaaaaaaataaaataaaataataaaaaaaaacaattggagaaatactaattgctcatgggtaggctgagtcaatatatttaaaatgaaaattgtacctcaattaatttacttattcagtgtcataccaatcaaactacaaaaaagtAATTTTATAGAAATAATACTAACAAGATTcacttgaaagaacaaaaggtcaagaatatcaagggagtcaatggaaaaaaatgtgaaggaaagtggcctaggagtaccagatttcaaactatattataaagcaacaattgtcaaaacaatctgatactggaTCAGAAATAGAGTGGAGAtgagtggaatagtttaggtaaaCGAACACAGTcatctagtgtttgacaaacaCAAAGATgcaagcttttgggacaaaaactgcaagaaactggaaaacaatttggcagaaactaggtatagatcaatatctcacaccatatggcaagataaggtcaaaatgggtacatgatttagacataaagggtaatatcaacagcaaattaggggaacatggaaaatTTTCCCTGTCCGATCTATGGATAaaagaagaatttgtgaccaaacgaGATAAAGaagatcacaggaagtaaaatgaatcattttaattacattaaataaaataggggtttgcataaacaaacccaatgaaGCCAAGATTAGAAACAAAGCGGGAAACTGGGCAGACATTTTTACATCAAGTTTCTCTAATGAAGAcctcacttttaaaatatatagagaactgagtcaaatttataagaatacaagtcattccctaattgataaatgctcaaggatataaacaggcagttttcacaagaaatcaaagctatatatggtcatatgaaaaaattctctaaatcactattaattagagaaatgcaaattaaaacaattttaaggtACTActtcacagctatcagattggctaataggactgaaaaggaaaatgaaaaatattggaggggatatgggaaattgggacactaatgagctgtgggtggagttgtgaattatgaattggtccaaattgtgaattgatccagacATTCtatagaataatttggaactgtgcccaaacaGCTATAAAATtgcttataccctttgacccaacaatactactactcagtctgtatcccaaagaaattaaagaaaagggaaaaggacctaaatgtacaaaaatacttataggcTTCTTTtcgtggtagcaaagaattggaaattgagggtgtGCCCAtgaattgggcaatggctgaacaagtaaaAGTATATGACTAAGACagaatatttttgtgctatatgaaatgacaagcaagatggtttcagaaaaatctgggaagacttacatgaactcatgcaaagtgaagtgagcagaaccaggagaacatttacATGGTAACAGTAATATTGGAAAGATGATCAACTTAGCTACTCAgaccaagacaatgatccaagataattccaatgatgaaaactgctaactcagaactgatgaactccgaatgcagatcaaagtatactttttcactttctttatttttcttactttattttttgtctgttttcttttgcaacatggctaatgtggaaatatgttttacatgacttcacatgtataatctataacaaattgcttgccttctcaagaaggacTAGATAGGGATGAGTGAACATGGacctcaaaaaaatttaaatagatattaaacatttttatacataattggaaatatttaaagaaataaataaaaatatttttttaaaaaattaaagaagtggtttcagagaaatttgagCAGATTTCTATGGATAGATGTAAAGTGAGAAGagccaggagaataatttatactgcACTATCAACAATGTAAAAAactataattttgaaagacttaagaattctagTCAACAcaataatcaatagtgattccaGAGGCCTGATGATGCACCATGCTACCAACCTCTAGACAGAGTGGCAATGGACAGTGCCAAAACGGGCATCTATTTTATTTAGCTAAGCTTATTGGTTACaaggggtttttttctttttctttccccactggggagaaaaggtgggaagaatcaaaaatgaattactgataattgaaaaaaatgaattactgataattgaaaaaaatttttaaaaaaaggaagagtgGGATGGGAGACAGTGGGATCAGGACCCATGTCAGGAATCAGAGATATGGTCAGACCCTTACCTGAAGAGTGCAACAGTATCAGCCAGTGACCCCACCAACAGGTCAGGATAATCATTCCCATCCACATCCAGGCCCCCGGACAGTGAATAACCAAAGCTCTCTATACCCACGGTCTCACCTTCCAGAACCTGGGAACCAAAGATAGAATACCATCTTTGCTTCAGCCTCCCATCTTTTCAAAACTCCTCCAGTAACCTCTTTGCACTTCTTTCAAGCCTCCATGCACCCTCACCCCTCCCTCTGATGCCTGATCCTCATTCCTCTGGCCAATCCAGCCTCACCTGAGCAGGTTTGGGGACAACCCCCAGGCTGCTCCCATGATAGATGAAGACCTTCCCTTGTCCATCAAAGGGGGCACCTACTGCTATATCTGAGAGAAACAAGCAGGGATGGGGAGGCTCAGGCAGGAAAGATAGTCTAGGCTCCCAAACTTCCCTGACCCAACTtgagtctctctcttcccctaacCCCagcccatcctccctccctctagTCTCTTTATTCTATTATGTCACTCTGATCACTCACAGACCTACCTGGAAAACCATCCTGGTTGAGGTCCCCCAGGGTGACCACACTGACCCCAAACATAGAACCAGGAGATCCAAAGAGCCGAAGGGGAGAAACCCCTGCCCAGCGCCCTGCCTGGTTCACGTATACATACACAGCACCCCCCAGCTCCTCCTGGCGCTCAAAGAAATAGGGAGCACCCACCATCAAATCTGCCCAGCTGGGAAAGGACAGAGAAGAGAGGGTCAAGTTTGGAAAACCCTGCCCAGAACCTTCCCCAGTCTAGGAGAAAGTGGCCAGAGCAAAGAAATTACCCAACACCACCCAACAATAatcaaaaataagacaatagCAGTCAGAATAGGGTCCTGGACCCTGAACCCTTTCCAGTTAACTCTTCAAACTTTCCCTGCCCTTAAACCATTACGAGTTAACTAAAATCCAAGAGCCTGCTTTCCCAGTGCCAGTGGTGAGATGCGGGTACTTGAAGCCCTCCAGGCTAACTCTGGCAGTGCCCCTCATACTGGCCCGTCTTACCCATCATTGTTGAGGTCAGCCACAGCTAGTGAATAGCCAAAGGCAGATGTCAGGCGATCCCCAGGCAGCACAGCCTCGGGCACCAGACGGCTAGCACTGTCCCTTCGAAGAATCACCACAGCACCGGTGTGGTTGGCCCTCGGGGCCCCTGCCACAAAGCTCAGCTCATCTGCCCTCATCAGCCCCTTCCCCGAGTCAATGGAAAAGCCTGGGGAGAGGAATCAGAAGCAGGAGAAAAGCTGACAGATAAGCACTCCACTATCCCCCACCTCCATGCATTTCTCAATACTGGAAGTCAGGAAACACCAGAGGAGCGGTGGCCCACCCACTGCTCCCAGGCTTCTTTCCTAGATCtgtctccccatccctcctccaaACACAAGAGTACAGCCACACACTATCTCTCCCCAACCCTAAAAGGCAGGAGAAGTGGGACTCAGGGCTGCCTGCAActgcatgggggggggggggagagaaacaTCACAGTGCATAGGATGGGGACACCCTAAGGCTTCCAGAAAACCCAGATTCCACAAGGCCAAACAGAGCAGGCAGTAGAAAAAGtacatggggggaggggcagaggagtTAGTCCCACCCCAATTTTTAGATGGGTAGGGGAAGAAAAGCCTTCTCCCCATTCCATACAGTGCCCCAGACTCCACGAAGTCTGAGTATTCCTCAGTACTTTATCTTTCCTGACACCCACCCCCCCattcttccttctatcacccaGAGCAATAAACCCTCCACAGAGTGAGAGGCCATTAGGCAAACCTCCCTCCACTCCCACAGCTCTCAAGCCTCATTCTCTCCCCACAGGAGGAGATgtgagggtaaaacagaaacaataactTACCAACACCCAGGCTGATTTgaccacattttttttcctttctcccttctcccccttacCCTGGGGCAGAAGAACTTTCTTGTGACCTCTAAGGAATGAGATGCCCACCCCCTCTCCATACATCTTTGAGTGTCCCAGATCAACAGAGAGTCCCCCGTGATGGCTAACCCTCCCCCAACCTACTATAATCATGACCCTGGTTCTGTTCATAGCAGGAATAGGGAATGGTAGTTCTCCCCTCTTGGATATGCCTATAGAGTTCCTGAGTCTCCATTTCCCCCCTCAGTCTTGTCTTCTCCAAATGCCCACACACCCCCACCAGCTTCATTTCTGTCTCAGAACCCAAAGTTGGCATCACCTTAGTAaacagggagaaaggagagaagaccaGTGTCACCCAGGAGAAAAAAGGAATCCTATAGGTGAAGACCTCAATGGACCAACAGATGGGTGGGGTGAGGGGCTTACAAACCTAAGTAGCTATTGAGGGCCAAGTCTCCAGCTGATCCCGTGAGCCGGTCAGCGGGTTCCAGGGTTTTATACACCAGCTGATCAGGATCTGAGCTATCAATGTTGGTCATAAAGAGTAACCCTGCGAGAGGAGGAGTGAGAGGGGAAAACaccagggagaggaggagaggagacatccagaggtggggggagggacatCAGTATGGGGATGAGGGATGGAGAGATAGACAGACCAAGAGACAAGGTAAAGGAAGatagaaaatgagagaaggggtaacagaaagagaaatataaaaccaaggacaggaaaagacaaaagagagagaccagtatagagacagagggaggggagtatggaggggaggaagagaaaggaaagcaaagggtTAGAGCAGCCCCGGGCTGGAGAGCCCCATACCAAAGTAGCTGTTGGCAGGGACAGGGATAAGGCGGGGGTCCTGCTCCTTTTCTCCCCCCGCCTCGTAGGGCCCGTCGTCCAAGTGGGCCAGGTCCATGGAGCCCTGGGCACAGAGTTCCACCCGGGCAGTGCCTGTAACAACATTCCCATTTAGTGCCAGGGGAAGGAGTCACTCCGTCTGAACCCTGAGTAAATCAAACAACTCCCCTCAATCACCCAACCACCCTCAGCCCCAAGCCTCCTAAAACCTTCCAAACTCAGCACTGCACTCACCAGGTGTCAGCTCAGCCAGGAGCAGCGTGCAGAGGTGTGGGCTCTATGTGAGAGCACGGGCTGCAGTGCTCATGCATTTCGGATGCTGGAATGTGCATGTGTCTGACCTCAAGTGGACCTATCCATGCATTCAGGTGATCATGCTGGGATATTTATTCATGTGTGTACTTGAACAGAGGAGGACACATCACATGTTCATACATGTGCTGGCCTAGTAgggtatatatgcacacacatgtggcCCATGCCACCAGGACACATGATTGTGTACATACTGGGTTGACGGGCCCTTGGCTCTATCTCTAGAGCAGTGAGGGGTGCAGGCATCCCAAGATCCCAAAGGTAGGAGAAATGGTTAGAAGAGGGAGATTGGAGACAGCTTGCATCCCATTCTACACCCTCCGTAAGGAGAGACTCACCTTTCCAATTGTAGGTGCCAGGTGCCCCAAAGAGGAGGTAATGGTTGTCAGGGGAAAAAGCAGCTGAGGTTCCCTGCTGACAGAACCCAAACTGGTCGTGGCCCTGGGGACGCCCCTCGCAGAATTTCCAATCCCCTCCATCCAGCTCATCCCGAATTGTCAGGTCCTCACTCAGCACAAAGCATCGGCCAATTACATCCCGAGTCTCCAAAGTCTGGGCCACGCGCTGCCTTGCCTCATACAAGTGGGCACAGGTCTACAGGATATGGGGAGTCAAAGGTGTCAAGGTTCCTCACATGCCACCACTGCCAAAGGTACATGGATACAGACAGGACCTTCTCATACCAACACATACTGAAGTGCCAACCAAAAACTGGACACAAGCTACATCCTTACCAGTACTACATGCCCTGGCCCACCTTGTGACACATAGCCACGTATCATGCATATCTGAGGTATTTGCATGCACATAAGACCATACCATCTCAGAGGCTTACATGTTCCACACTGCCCCAGGTGTCCACATgcgcaaaaaaaaaaaccacatgatCAAACCCCAACACGAtctagatacacacacatgcagcTTAAGACTTAGTTCATGCTGTCAGTAATCATACAGAAGTCAgagattcagagatggaagggaagttACCTAGTTCAGCTGATCACTAAGTATTTAAAAAGTGTGCTAATGTGCAAGgcagtgctggagatacaaatacaaaagggaGACAGTACCTgcccttcagggagtttacatctTACTAGGTTAATacaacatgttcacagataagtaaatacagtatacttacaaaataaatatgtactgATTGGGGGTGAGGATGGATTAGGAAAAACACTTTGAAGCAGGTAGCATTTGAACTAAGCCTTAAAAGGTTTATAAGACAGAGGCAGGGGTGAAGTCCTAGGCATGGAAGACAGATAacctgtacaaaggcatggaggtaggaaatatcttgtaaaagagaaaaaaaaaataggctaacctgTCTACTTCATAGAGTGAATTGAGAAGTGGTTATATGTAATCAGcctgggaaaaaaaatggactggAACCAGATTATAAAAAGACTTAAAATGCCAGGAGTTTGTACTTTATTCCAAAGACAATAGAGATGTACTAAAGCTTTTTGAACATTAGAACGGCAcaatcagacttgtgctttaggaaaatcgatagggcaggggagagaatgaataaatgaatgcagGAAGACCTGCCTCTGAATCATTCCTATCCCCTTTTCTCTGCTTTTGTAAATCATACTCATCCTTCCAGGTTCTTTCGTGTCCTCTAATCTCCTTCATGAAACCTTCCAGGACAAATCCATCCTTTTCTGTCCTTCTCTTGTAATTTACTGCCCCTTATTCATCCATAAACCATATCTCACCTGGTGGTGTTGCTGTTTGCCAGAGAACAAAGTAGGATCCTTGAGGGCAGTACCCCCTGAAGTCCCAGAGTTCAGAACAGTACTTTGCATATACTAGATGATCAGTAAACGCttgttgaattaataaatgatctGGTACCATGACAAAATTTTAGTACTTTTAGTTAACTTTTCTCACCCCTCCTCCACTAAAGCCCAATTTCATTGCTTCCCCCTGGCATTGATATGATCCTTGGATGCCATCAGCAAAGTGGAGTCTCTGCCAGGTCCTCCAAGCTGGAAGGATTCACAATGTAGTCATCAGGGCAGGCTGTCTGTCAACAGGgcaccagcctagctaagtttggAAAGGCTCAACATGAGAAAGTGGGCCAGGAGgttaggatttttttcccccaccttGACAACTCACAAAGAACAAATGTCTAAAATATCCATAGTGGAATAGTGGAGAAAACTCCCACATCTCAtcatatattctttaaaaattcagctagagtgaaatgagcagaaccaggacaacactgtccacagtaacagcaacagtgtgcaaggactgcttctgatagacttagcctttcacagcaatgcaaggacctaaaacattcccaaaggactcttgaggcaaagcgccatccacatccagagaaagaactatggaatcagaacacagactgaagtagactattttctcttgtgttacgttttggtttggtttggtttttctcatggtttctcccattcattttaattcttctatgtaacataaCTGACgtgaaagtgtgtttaataagaatgtatgtgtagaacccatataagactgcatgctatcTTGAGAAGGGTGGGgggtgaaaggggagaaaaattaagacttatagaagtgattgctgaaaattgaaaacaaataaattaatttttaaaaattaatataaaaataaaaactcagctaggtggtacaattaatagagtgatagatttggagccaggaagacagtAGTTCAAATACTGACTTAGaaacttactacctatgtgaccctgagccagtcacttaacctcttatcTCAGGATCCTCACTTAGCCTTagtgtcctcttctgtaaagcgagaataataacagcacctccctcacaggacTGCAGTAAAGCTCTCAGTATAAATGGTAGCCCTTAGCTAGGACTATTATCAAAAATTCAAAGTATTCCAGCGTTTCTCATGTTTTATCTCTTGCATTGACCCTGTAttccaaaaagaagaaagtaagatcCTTCAGGGCAAGGGTGGAgtacatttgtctttgtatctccagcacgcAGGATAGTACTTTACTATactgagcacttaataaatgtcctaCCAATAGATAATCAATTTCTTAAGCGCCAAGAGACTTCTTTGTATAAGAAATAGCCCAATACAGTGTTAAGTCAAAGCTCAGAGAACACTTGCAGAATGAATGAACACCCACTCACACGCAGTAAACACTCACCACAACTTTGCCCCCAGGGCCCTGGCTCCTAAGGCTGACTCCCAGCCACTGGTTTTCTTTGCTCTCCTTCTGCACTTGAGCTGTAGAAAGGACAGCAGAGAGTGAGGGGAGAAAAGTCAAGCTCAATATTCctactctcctcccttccccgtCCAACCTAGGTGCCCTCCCAGTCTCAAACCTCCTTGGTCAATGTCCACTCGGTAGCAATCATTCTCATCGCTGGTCAGAGGACAGGCGTAAAGACCTCCAGTGCGGTTAGCCGCCTGTCCTGGGAGGGCTACAGCTTGGGGGGCACCTACCAGAAGCCTGTagaatgggaggaaggaagggagggagttaGAAGAGTCTCATTCTCCTCCAAGACTTATTTATCCTCCTGACAACTCTGTATAGAAGGAATGTCCAGGCTGAGAGGCCCTTGGACGCCAGGTGGCATCCTGACATTGAGCACAACTGagcactggatctagagtcaaaggacctggattcaaatccctcctcagacactcCTGCCTCAGAAGTCCcttgtgccttagtttccctctatgtaataaaaacaataacaacagttaTCATTTATGgaacactttaagttttgcataGACATTGAATCCTTACCACAGCCCTGAGTGGTGggtgccattttacagatgaggaaccagaagaaggcagaggttaaatgactgaccCAAGGACACAATTAGCAAATGTATGAAGCTGgattcacttcaccacctaaccTCCTCTAGACATACAGATGTCCCAGAAAACACCAGAGTTGTCCGCAACTCTTACCACAGCAGATTCCCCCACAAATATCTCCATTCAAAGGCCACAGAACATGTGTTTCCTCTCTGCTTATTATTGTTAATTTGAAAAAACCGCTTATTCCCAGCACCTGTTCCTAAATGCCCCACCCCCTCCACAGTCCAGAGCTCCTTTGCCAAGTTTGCCCCCTCTCTCTGACCTAATTTGTTCCCTATCAGATGCCAAGAATGCTGGGGGTGAAGGGAACAGGTGACCACAGCTGGCATGGAGAGGCGGTCTGGATGCCCCATTTCAGGAGGTTCATTTTAGTCCTGCTATCCCTGCTGGTCATAGCAGGAATGACCACCATCCCCCAATTCCCCAGGATTCTACCAGTCATCTCTACTGTTTAGAGTTAGGCTCAgggtgaagggaggaaagaatcaGAAtggtttccctgtctctctctaaaGTCCATTCTCCAGCCTCcactcttctctcactctcctccTCATTCCAATGGTTCTTCCTCTCTATTCTGCTTCCTCCTCACTCCCATTCTAACACAATTCCCTTTTCACATCCCTCTATACTCTCCCTAttttcccttatccctttccccattctttctctggcCCCTTTCATCatctccccatttcccctccttccttctacccTCAAcct is part of the Notamacropus eugenii isolate mMacEug1 chromosome 3, mMacEug1.pri_v2, whole genome shotgun sequence genome and harbors:
- the ITGA7 gene encoding integrin alpha-7 isoform X3 — translated: MAGARSLRFCCLWGSLFLGWLLSGSDAFNLDVMSALRKEGDPGSLFGFSVALHQQLRPRPQSWLLVGAPQAVALPGQAANRTGGLYACPLTSDENDCYRVDIDQGAQVQKESKENQWLGVSLRSQGPGGKVVTCAHLYEARQRVAQTLETRDVIGRCFVLSEDLTIRDELDGGDWKFCEGRPQGHDQFGFCQQGTSAAFSPDNHYLLFGAPGTYNWKGTARVELCAQGSMDLAHLDDGPYEAGGEKEQDPRLIPVPANSYFGLLFMTNIDSSDPDQLVYKTLEPADRLTGSAGDLALNSYLGFSIDSGKGLMRADELSFVAGAPRANHTGAVVILRRDSASRLVPEAVLPGDRLTSAFGYSLAVADLNNDGWADLMVGAPYFFERQEELGGAVYVYVNQAGRWAGVSPLRLFGSPGSMFGVSVVTLGDLNQDGFPDIAVGAPFDGQGKVFIYHGSSLGVVPKPAQVLEGETVGIESFGYSLSGGLDVDGNDYPDLLVGSLADTVALFRSHPVLHVSHDISISPRAIDLELPNCADGQMVCVDLRVCFSYIANPSSYNPSVGLNYILDGDTDRRLRGQVPRVSFLNRSPTDFKHQSSGTVWLRHQNDRACGNATFQLQDNVKDKLRAVIVTLSYSLRSSRIQRQVSGQELLPLPPILNAHQPSTQRAEIHFLKQGCGEDKICQSNLQLARARFCARVGDTEFHPLPMDEDGITAEFALSGQPVIGLELTVTNLPSDPDQPEADGDDAHEAQLLISLPTALNYVGVRALEPAEKPLCVSNENASRVECELGNPMKRGAQVTFYLILGTSGITIETTKLEVELLLATISEQELHPVTALARVVIELPLSIVGKVIPEKLFFSGVVRGERAMQSERDVGSKVKYEITVSNQGQSLKTLGSAFLNIMWPHEIANGKWLLYPMRVELEGGRGPGQQGNCIPKANILGLDFESGDRKRRELGQPEPKSSSSGLRWSVTSAEKKKKVTLDCKNGTARCIVYSCPLYSFDREAVLHVWGRLWNSTFLEEYTDVKSLDLIVRANIAVKSSIQNLKFRDFSTQIPVAVYLDPMAVVAGGVPWWVILLAVLAGILVLALLVLLMWKVGFFKRARYPEATVPQYHAVKIPREDRQLFKEEKTGTILRNNWGTPRRESTDGHPILGPDGHSEPRTSGHPELGSA